From Hymenobacter sedentarius, a single genomic window includes:
- a CDS encoding alpha/beta fold hydrolase encodes MAYPVEHQQVPTNGLQLHVAQSGPAAGPLVLLLHGFPEGWHAWRYQMGPLAQAGFRVWAPDQRGYNLSDKPHHVQDYTIDKLAADVLGLMDATGAQTAAVVGHDWGAAVAWYLAAHYPARIHRAAVLNVPHPQVLAQALRNNPRQFAKSWYVFFFQLPWLPEGLARLRNWWAARQAMQRTSADGVFSHQDLEAYRDAWNQPRAMRSMINWYRAAGRFVGRLSKTGRVKVPMHIIWGENDAFLEADLARQSLQLCDAGRLTYLPSSHWVQHEMPDEVNALLLNFLK; translated from the coding sequence ATGGCTTACCCCGTCGAACACCAGCAGGTGCCCACCAACGGCCTGCAGCTGCACGTGGCCCAAAGCGGGCCGGCCGCCGGGCCGCTGGTGTTGCTGCTGCACGGCTTCCCGGAAGGCTGGCATGCTTGGCGCTACCAGATGGGGCCGCTGGCCCAAGCAGGTTTCCGGGTATGGGCGCCCGACCAGCGCGGCTACAACCTAAGCGACAAGCCCCACCACGTGCAGGACTACACCATCGACAAGCTGGCCGCCGATGTACTTGGGCTGATGGACGCCACGGGCGCGCAAACCGCCGCCGTGGTGGGCCACGACTGGGGCGCGGCCGTGGCCTGGTACCTGGCGGCGCACTACCCGGCCCGCATCCACCGCGCGGCGGTGCTCAATGTGCCCCACCCGCAGGTGCTTGCCCAGGCCCTGCGCAACAACCCCCGGCAGTTTGCCAAAAGCTGGTACGTGTTTTTCTTCCAATTGCCGTGGCTGCCCGAGGGCCTGGCGCGGCTCCGCAACTGGTGGGCCGCCCGCCAGGCCATGCAGCGCACCAGTGCCGACGGCGTTTTCAGCCACCAAGACCTAGAGGCCTACCGCGACGCCTGGAACCAGCCGCGCGCCATGCGCAGCATGATAAACTGGTACCGCGCGGCGGGTCGCTTTGTAGGCCGGCTCAGCAAAACCGGCCGGGTGAAAGTGCCCATGCACATCATTTGGGGTGAAAACGATGCCTTTCTGGAGGCTGACCTGGCCCGACAGAGTCTGCAGCTGTGCGATGCCGGCCGCCTTACGTACCTGCCCTCCAGCCACTGGGTGCAGCACGAGATGCCTGATGAAGTAAACGCGCTGCTGCTCAATTTTCTGAAATAG
- a CDS encoding putative DNA modification/repair radical SAM protein, with product MNERIQEKLSILADAAKYDASCSSSGGKRKNENKGLGNAEGMGICHSYTEDGRCVSLLKILLTNHCIFDCAYCVSRRSNDVKRAAFTVDEVVDLTINFYRRNYIEGLFLSSGIFSSPDYTMERLVRIVKKLRTEHKFNGYIHVKTIPGASEELIQEAGLYADRLSVNIELPSELALTTLAPEKNYQEILTPMGQIRDGIAQNKEEKALFKKVPSFATAGQTTQLIVGASAETDLQIINLTDSLYQGYGLKRVYYSGYIPVTDDARLPQVTQPPVIREHRLYQTDWLMRFYGFHADEILDPAHPHLDLEIDPKLAWALRNRHVFPVDVNTAEYEMILRIPGVGARSAKKIVAARRFTTLNMETLRQLGVVLKRAKYFLTCQGEHQPIIGELSEQQVRRQILFGAGSVRSALVTQQLDLFAQAS from the coding sequence ATGAACGAGCGCATTCAAGAGAAACTAAGCATATTAGCTGATGCCGCGAAGTATGATGCTTCGTGCAGCAGCAGCGGTGGCAAGCGCAAAAACGAGAACAAGGGCCTCGGCAATGCTGAGGGCATGGGCATCTGCCACAGCTATACCGAAGACGGCCGCTGCGTGAGCTTGCTCAAGATTCTGCTTACCAACCACTGCATTTTCGACTGCGCCTACTGCGTGTCGCGCCGCTCCAACGACGTGAAACGCGCCGCCTTCACCGTGGACGAAGTGGTGGACCTCACCATCAACTTCTACCGTCGCAACTACATCGAAGGGCTGTTTCTGAGCTCCGGCATTTTCTCGAGCCCCGACTACACCATGGAACGGTTGGTGCGCATCGTGAAGAAGCTGCGCACCGAGCACAAGTTCAACGGCTACATCCACGTCAAAACCATTCCGGGCGCTTCGGAGGAATTGATTCAGGAAGCCGGCCTGTACGCCGACCGCCTGAGCGTAAATATTGAGCTGCCTTCGGAGCTGGCCCTCACTACGCTGGCGCCCGAGAAGAACTACCAGGAAATCCTGACCCCCATGGGCCAGATTCGTGACGGTATTGCCCAGAATAAGGAGGAGAAGGCGCTGTTCAAGAAGGTGCCTTCTTTCGCTACGGCCGGCCAGACGACGCAGCTCATTGTGGGCGCCAGCGCCGAAACGGACCTGCAAATCATCAATCTCACCGACTCGCTCTACCAGGGCTACGGGCTGAAGCGCGTGTACTACTCCGGCTATATCCCCGTGACTGACGACGCCCGCCTGCCGCAGGTGACGCAGCCGCCCGTTATCCGGGAGCACCGCCTGTACCAGACCGACTGGCTGATGCGCTTCTACGGCTTCCACGCCGACGAAATCCTCGACCCGGCCCACCCGCACCTCGACCTCGAGATTGACCCCAAGCTGGCCTGGGCCCTGCGCAACCGCCACGTTTTTCCGGTGGACGTGAACACGGCCGAGTACGAAATGATACTGCGCATTCCCGGCGTGGGCGCGCGCTCGGCCAAAAAAATCGTGGCCGCCCGCCGCTTCACCACCCTCAACATGGAAACCCTGCGCCAGCTGGGCGTGGTGCTCAAGCGGGCCAAATACTTCCTTACCTGCCAGGGCGAGCACCAGCCCATCATCGGCGAGTTGAGCGAGCAGCAGGTGCGCCGCCAGATTCTGTTCGGCGCCGGCTCGGTGCGCTCGGCCCTGGTCACGCAGCAGCTCGACTTATTCGCCCAGGCTTCTTAA
- a CDS encoding energy transducer TonB — protein sequence MLQSLRFHAFLAFIALSGVAAKGQTLAQVSSKVATPAATPAATPATLAVPMTAMQPAVYPDSVYINPEVRPQFVGGDKAFTAYLTKSIRYPAQAMQRHISGKVYVNFVLNAEGKVQDAHVVRGPGNGLNDEALRLVWLMPAWEPGRVNGQPVRVACTVPISFNTER from the coding sequence ATGCTTCAATCTTTACGCTTCCATGCATTTCTAGCTTTCATCGCCTTATCTGGGGTGGCGGCCAAAGGGCAGACCTTGGCTCAGGTAAGCTCCAAAGTGGCAACTCCGGCGGCCACCCCGGCGGCCACACCAGCTACCCTGGCTGTGCCCATGACGGCAATGCAGCCCGCCGTGTACCCCGATTCGGTGTACATCAACCCCGAGGTGCGGCCCCAATTTGTGGGTGGCGACAAAGCCTTCACTGCTTATCTGACCAAGTCGATTCGCTACCCCGCCCAGGCGATGCAGCGCCACATTTCCGGCAAGGTGTACGTCAACTTCGTACTGAATGCCGAGGGCAAAGTGCAGGATGCGCACGTGGTGCGTGGTCCCGGCAACGGCCTCAACGACGAGGCTCTGCGCCTGGTGTGGCTGATGCCCGCCTGGGAGCCCGGCCGCGTAAACGGCCAGCCCGTGCGCGTGGCTTGCACTGTGCCCATCTCCTTCAATACGGAGCGGTAG
- a CDS encoding ArsR/SmtB family transcription factor has product MAAHKREQFTEAEQQIAVIAKALGHPARVAILQLLAQRQSCVCGELVLELPISQSTVSQHLKELKTAGLVQGEVDGPRVCYCIDRAGWDRARQLLGNLLAELPLPAAGCAC; this is encoded by the coding sequence ATGGCAGCCCACAAGCGCGAACAGTTCACCGAAGCCGAACAGCAAATCGCCGTTATCGCCAAAGCCCTGGGGCACCCGGCGCGGGTGGCCATCCTGCAACTGCTGGCCCAGCGGCAGTCGTGCGTGTGCGGCGAGCTGGTGCTGGAGCTGCCCATCTCCCAAAGCACCGTCTCGCAGCACCTCAAAGAGTTGAAAACGGCCGGCTTGGTGCAGGGCGAAGTCGACGGCCCGCGCGTGTGCTACTGCATCGACCGGGCCGGCTGGGACCGCGCCCGCCAGCTCCTCGGCAACCTGCTGGCCGAGTTGCCGCTGCCTGCGGCCGGCTGCGCCTGCTAG
- a CDS encoding ArsI/CadI family heavy metal resistance metalloenzyme, with amino-acid sequence MEVSVFPRMHVSLYVSDLTATVNFYTAFFGQPATKIKRGYAKYVLDKPSLIISFVENPDRVQSHFGHLGFQVETVEELDERLAVARKAGLVSREEIGTSCCYAKQDKFWVNDPDGVEWEVYYFHADAEFNDPRYQDEYDAASDSSQCCIAPAKQTAPAAEEVLTTAPMPFTLVEATPATATTCTPGGGCC; translated from the coding sequence ATGGAAGTTTCTGTTTTTCCCCGCATGCACGTCTCGCTCTACGTGTCTGACCTGACCGCCACGGTCAACTTTTACACGGCCTTCTTCGGACAGCCGGCTACCAAGATTAAGCGCGGCTACGCCAAGTACGTGCTCGACAAGCCTTCGCTGATTATCTCCTTCGTAGAAAACCCCGACCGCGTGCAAAGCCACTTCGGCCACTTGGGCTTCCAGGTAGAAACGGTGGAGGAACTGGACGAGCGCCTGGCCGTGGCCCGCAAGGCCGGCCTGGTGAGCCGCGAGGAAATAGGCACCAGCTGCTGCTACGCCAAGCAGGACAAGTTCTGGGTGAACGACCCCGACGGCGTGGAGTGGGAAGTGTACTACTTCCACGCCGACGCCGAGTTCAACGACCCGCGCTACCAGGACGAGTACGACGCGGCCAGTGATAGCAGCCAATGCTGCATTGCGCCTGCCAAGCAAACCGCCCCAGCTGCAGAGGAAGTGCTGACGACTGCGCCCATGCCCTTCACGCTGGTAGAGGCCACGCCCGCTACGGCTACCACGTGCACGCCCGGTGGAGGCTGCTGCTAA
- a CDS encoding GNAT family N-acetyltransferase — translation MKILPMTAVHWPAVRTIYAEGMATGNATFATEPPTWEEWNASHLPTCRLVAVAETEPETVLGWAALTPVSGRCVYAGVGEVSVYVADGARGQGVGRALLAALVKESELNGLWTLQAGIFPENGASVHLHEANGFRQVGRRERIGQLHGQWRDTLLLERRSAVVGAAPLAS, via the coding sequence ATGAAAATCCTGCCCATGACTGCTGTCCACTGGCCTGCCGTGCGCACTATTTATGCCGAAGGCATGGCCACGGGCAATGCCACCTTCGCCACCGAGCCGCCCACTTGGGAGGAGTGGAACGCCAGCCACCTGCCCACCTGTCGGCTGGTAGCCGTGGCCGAAACTGAGCCGGAAACGGTATTGGGCTGGGCGGCCCTCACCCCCGTTTCGGGGCGCTGCGTGTATGCGGGCGTAGGCGAAGTGAGCGTGTACGTTGCCGATGGCGCCCGCGGGCAGGGCGTGGGCCGGGCCCTGCTGGCGGCACTGGTAAAGGAGTCGGAACTAAACGGCCTGTGGACGCTGCAGGCCGGCATTTTCCCGGAAAATGGTGCCAGCGTGCACTTGCACGAGGCCAACGGCTTCCGGCAAGTGGGCCGGCGCGAGCGGATTGGGCAGCTCCACGGACAGTGGCGCGATACCCTGCTGCTCGAGCGCCGCAGCGCGGTGGTGGGCGCGGCCCCGCTCGCTTCGTGA
- a CDS encoding MIP/aquaporin family protein — translation MKPSLRHSLLAEALGTAVLLAFGTGAAVVNEQTHALGHGGVAAAFGLVVLVLIQSLGAVSGAHVNPAVTVAFWAAGRFPGARVLPYVGAQLVGALAGSGLVKLLATEGSTLGATLPAHGPGQAFGIELALTFWLMLVILRVTAGAKEEGLLAGLAIAATVGLEALVAGPLTGASMNPARSLAPALVSGHLAYAWLYVVAPLAGALLAVAFDRLLQLKPSLDTRSTP, via the coding sequence GTGAAGCCCTCGCTGCGCCATAGTCTGCTAGCCGAGGCCTTGGGCACGGCCGTGCTACTGGCTTTCGGTACCGGGGCCGCCGTCGTGAACGAGCAGACCCACGCTCTGGGTCACGGCGGCGTGGCAGCGGCGTTTGGGCTGGTGGTGCTGGTGCTCATTCAGAGCCTGGGCGCCGTTAGCGGCGCGCACGTCAACCCGGCTGTGACCGTTGCCTTCTGGGCGGCCGGGCGCTTTCCGGGTGCGCGGGTGCTACCGTACGTGGGCGCCCAGCTGGTGGGCGCGCTGGCGGGCAGCGGCCTAGTGAAGCTGCTGGCCACCGAAGGCTCTACCCTGGGCGCCACCCTGCCGGCCCACGGCCCCGGCCAGGCCTTTGGGATAGAACTGGCCCTCACCTTCTGGCTGATGCTTGTGATTCTGCGCGTCACGGCTGGCGCTAAAGAAGAGGGTTTGCTGGCGGGCCTCGCCATCGCGGCCACCGTGGGGCTCGAAGCCTTGGTGGCTGGGCCCCTCACCGGCGCTTCCATGAACCCGGCCCGCTCCTTGGCACCGGCATTGGTTAGCGGACACCTCGCCTATGCCTGGCTGTACGTGGTGGCCCCGCTGGCGGGGGCGCTGCTGGCCGTGGCCTTCGACCGATTATTGCAACTCAAACCATCTCTCGACACCCGTTCGACCCCATGA
- a CDS encoding arsenate reductase ArsC — MTSFLFVCIENANRSQMAQAFATLHGGGQVAAYSAGSRPSGVINPKAIAAMAELGYDLNAHASKSLDEVRDQEFDYVVTMGCGDACPFIAAKHRLDWQIPDPKHLEPAEFRQVRDLIERQVLDLLAQAGVQPVPQAR, encoded by the coding sequence ATGACCAGCTTCCTTTTTGTGTGCATCGAAAACGCTAACCGTAGCCAGATGGCCCAGGCTTTTGCCACCCTGCACGGGGGCGGGCAGGTAGCGGCTTACAGCGCCGGCTCGCGGCCGTCCGGGGTTATCAACCCCAAAGCCATTGCGGCCATGGCCGAGTTGGGCTACGACCTGAACGCCCACGCCAGCAAATCTCTCGACGAGGTACGCGACCAGGAGTTCGACTACGTGGTGACCATGGGCTGCGGCGACGCCTGCCCGTTCATTGCGGCCAAGCACCGCCTCGACTGGCAGATACCCGACCCCAAGCACCTGGAGCCGGCCGAATTTCGCCAGGTGCGCGACCTGATTGAGCGGCAGGTGCTCGACCTCCTGGCTCAGGCCGGCGTACAACCGGTGCCGCAGGCCCGCTAG
- a CDS encoding S1 RNA-binding domain-containing protein translates to MASLLLGDYNDLEVARETSVGLYLTSDDGDLLLPNKYVEPGTRVGDIVRVFVYRDSEDRLIATNLRPLALVNSFAALTVRDHGPAGAFLEWGLEKDLLLPFRNQRRDLRTGERVVVYVYLDEESDRLVASTKWKQFLSNEPFPGEPGDAVRLLVADETELGYPVIVNGTHQGLLFHNEVFRPLRLGEQLPGFLRQVRADGKLDVRLQKEGYGEVESATDTLLKAIQAAPGGRLPLGDKSLAEDVYRRVGMSKKVFKKALGALFRQGLVLLEPEATQLK, encoded by the coding sequence ATGGCCAGCCTCCTCCTCGGCGATTACAACGACCTCGAAGTAGCCCGCGAAACCAGCGTCGGCCTGTACCTGACTTCCGACGACGGCGACCTGCTGCTGCCCAATAAGTACGTGGAGCCCGGCACCCGCGTGGGCGACATCGTGCGCGTATTCGTGTACCGCGACTCCGAAGACCGCCTCATTGCCACCAACCTGCGGCCGCTGGCCCTGGTGAATTCCTTTGCCGCGCTCACCGTGCGCGACCACGGCCCGGCCGGCGCGTTCCTGGAGTGGGGCCTCGAAAAAGACCTGCTCCTGCCCTTCCGCAACCAGCGGCGCGACCTGCGCACCGGCGAGCGCGTGGTGGTGTACGTGTACCTCGACGAGGAAAGCGACCGGCTGGTGGCTTCCACCAAGTGGAAGCAATTCCTGAGCAACGAGCCCTTCCCCGGCGAGCCCGGCGACGCCGTGCGCCTGCTCGTGGCCGACGAAACGGAGTTGGGCTACCCTGTCATCGTGAACGGCACCCACCAGGGCCTGCTGTTTCACAACGAAGTGTTCCGGCCCCTGCGCCTGGGCGAGCAGCTGCCCGGCTTCCTGCGCCAGGTGCGCGCCGATGGCAAGCTCGACGTGCGCCTGCAAAAAGAGGGCTACGGCGAAGTAGAATCGGCCACGGACACGCTGCTCAAAGCCATTCAGGCCGCCCCCGGCGGCCGCCTGCCCCTCGGCGACAAAAGCCTGGCCGAAGACGTGTACCGCCGCGTGGGCATGAGCAAAAAGGTATTTAAGAAAGCTCTGGGCGCCCTTTTCCGCCAGGGCCTGGTGCTCCTGGAGCCGGAAGCGACTCAGCTGAAATAG
- a CDS encoding NAD-dependent epimerase/dehydratase family protein, which yields MRKTALLAGATGLIGSHLLPLLLESERYAKVIVVGRKPLPLQHPKLTQVVTDLDKLQDVRLQLIADDVFCCLGTTMKQAGSKEAFYKVDFLYVVTLAALTAGNFAAQFMVVSSLGADPESRVYYSRVKGEMEEAVRQVPFRAIHIFRPSLLLGERPQPRLGERLGAVVLRVLSPLLRGPLQKYRPVTADAVAAAMLHAAEDDGGGVRVHLSDEIAAEARATQKV from the coding sequence ATGCGCAAAACAGCTTTACTCGCCGGGGCCACGGGCCTTATTGGTTCGCACTTATTGCCGCTGCTGCTGGAATCGGAGCGCTACGCCAAGGTAATTGTGGTGGGGCGCAAACCGCTGCCACTGCAGCATCCCAAGCTGACGCAGGTGGTGACCGACTTAGACAAGCTGCAGGACGTGCGCCTGCAGCTCATTGCCGACGACGTGTTTTGCTGCCTGGGCACCACCATGAAGCAGGCCGGCTCGAAGGAGGCCTTCTACAAAGTGGATTTCCTGTACGTGGTGACGCTGGCGGCGCTCACGGCAGGCAATTTCGCGGCGCAGTTCATGGTGGTATCCAGCCTCGGGGCCGACCCCGAATCGCGGGTGTACTACAGCCGCGTGAAGGGCGAAATGGAGGAAGCAGTGCGCCAGGTGCCGTTCCGGGCCATCCACATTTTCCGGCCGTCGCTGCTGCTGGGCGAGCGGCCGCAGCCCCGCCTTGGCGAGCGGCTGGGGGCCGTGGTGTTGCGGGTATTGAGCCCCTTGCTGCGCGGCCCGCTGCAGAAATACCGCCCCGTAACCGCGGATGCTGTGGCTGCGGCCATGCTGCACGCGGCCGAAGACGATGGCGGCGGCGTGCGGGTGCATTTGTCCGACGAAATAGCGGCAGAAGCCCGGGCAACGCAGAAAGTTTAG
- a CDS encoding DoxX family membrane protein, whose protein sequence is MNIAPALFYALCILLPVVATGVALVAGGPWRRLYVLGSRLLLGTLMLGGGLYKLSDNHITGLMGPPMNHAFLAKYSLEIFAQFIGVAQLLIGLLLLSGRFALLGAVLLVPMWLNIIFLTWSQHWVGTPFLTTGFLVLNLGLLLHDYPRLKWLFYPPADAPALHAQRLQTAPLPVELLWWLGAGVVVIGSLSTPFHCAP, encoded by the coding sequence ATGAATATTGCTCCGGCCCTGTTTTACGCGCTCTGCATTCTGCTGCCGGTGGTGGCTACCGGCGTGGCCCTGGTGGCAGGTGGGCCATGGCGGCGCCTGTACGTACTCGGAAGCCGGCTTTTGCTGGGCACGCTCATGCTGGGCGGCGGGCTCTACAAGCTCTCCGACAACCATATCACCGGGCTGATGGGCCCGCCCATGAACCACGCGTTTCTGGCCAAGTACAGCCTCGAAATCTTTGCCCAATTTATCGGGGTGGCGCAGCTGCTGATTGGGCTGTTGCTGCTCTCGGGCCGGTTTGCGCTGCTGGGGGCGGTGCTGTTGGTGCCCATGTGGCTCAATATTATATTCCTCACCTGGTCGCAACACTGGGTGGGCACGCCTTTTCTCACCACCGGCTTTCTGGTGCTCAACCTGGGCCTGCTGCTGCACGACTACCCGCGGCTGAAGTGGCTGTTTTACCCGCCCGCCGATGCGCCGGCCCTGCACGCCCAGCGCCTGCAAACCGCCCCGCTGCCCGTGGAGCTGCTGTGGTGGCTGGGGGCCGGCGTTGTGGTTATCGGCAGCCTCTCTACCCCGTTTCATTGCGCACCATGA
- a CDS encoding glyoxalase superfamily protein — protein MAWQQASGNPPTLKRLDVAHVIPILRIFDYDKAREFYMTWLGFRIEWEHRPEGSPAYLQIARGDITLHLSEHSGDCSPGARVFIDDFQELYAFHRQLEVKDYKYNKPSIVTPSYDPTAMEMTVTDPFSNRLTFVERQ, from the coding sequence CTGGCCTGGCAGCAGGCTAGTGGCAACCCTCCAACCCTAAAAAGACTCGACGTGGCGCATGTAATTCCGATACTCCGAATTTTTGACTACGACAAAGCCCGGGAGTTTTACATGACGTGGCTCGGCTTCCGGATAGAGTGGGAGCACCGGCCGGAAGGCAGCCCAGCCTACCTGCAAATTGCGCGCGGCGACATCACGCTGCACCTTTCGGAGCACTCCGGCGACTGCTCTCCGGGGGCCCGGGTATTCATCGATGATTTCCAGGAATTGTATGCCTTTCACCGCCAACTGGAGGTAAAAGATTACAAGTACAACAAGCCCAGCATTGTGACGCCTTCCTACGACCCGACGGCCATGGAAATGACCGTCACCGACCCGTTTAGCAACCGCCTCACTTTCGTGGAGCGCCAGTAG